In Dioscorea cayenensis subsp. rotundata cultivar TDr96_F1 chromosome 13, TDr96_F1_v2_PseudoChromosome.rev07_lg8_w22 25.fasta, whole genome shotgun sequence, the sequence ATTAAGAAAGGGCAAGTGAACAAAAGATGTTTAGTATTTTTCTCTGCAGCGTTACAGAGGGATACAAGTGGTCGAAGAGATTCGGTTGCAACTCTGCTTTGCCAAAATTGCCTGAGAAAGAATTTTGTTATGGAGTGTCATCTAAAAGAAGGCTTTCATTTTAAGAGGGCAATGGCCCTTCCACAGGGTTTTACCAAAGGTGAAGCACAACCCACTGTTATTAAGGAAAGAATTTAATGATTACAAACAAGTTGATGTTTGGTGGCTAATTTCACTAGAAACATTATGAAGAAGCTTATAACCGTAGTCAATtttgtgttatatttttatatgtaattaagTTCTTGCAAGAGAAAAATCCCAGTTCCAACAAGCTATGTGAACAAAGTCAAAGTTGGATGCATTCATCACATGAAGAattcatatatatgatttttttttcttttatttatttaacttaacctttgattaaaatatgaaagCATGCGTTTGAAGGTTGACTgactcttttttaaaataatatcaaccAAAATTGATCAAACTTAAGcacataaaaaatcatataatattagAGACTTAGTGAAAGGATGAGATATCAGAGATTCACGGTCATGGTCAGAAAACAAAAAGCCAAATGGTTGACAGTCAACAATCCCAACATGCTGCGCTCCATTCCCACCACTTGATAGATATATgacaaatatatacactaagATCACGGAATATGATTGAGGTACTTTCCCAATATAGTTTCATAGACAAATTGGTTTCGTCTTCCCAagaaattgtatatttttttcaaaaaaattgcaaatatcTTACAaaatatacacatgaaaaaatatgattgattttCATGAAATACTTCATCACGAAGTTGCATGTTTCATATTTATCCTTAATATGAGATTCTTCCatatatttacatgatataaaaataatttttgaacaTAAACTtatcatataattaataatcataatttaaaatgtaaaaatataataataaaaaatatataactatatatatattatatatataaacaacccCGAATTAATTAGTAGCAGACCATGTGTTCTATAGCCTATATTATATTAAGGGTCTCATAATTGGCCAACCGGATAGGCCGCCAGAACGAAGCTGTGGGTTCTCTGAACTCTgactacttatatatatatataaatagatccAATTAAATCACCATCTCGAGAGAAACACAATTATGACTGGCTTCTCCAGTCGCTTGTGAAAGACTTTTTAGAATGAACAGAAATCTCCATCATAAAGATTAGTGCCTTTACTTATTAACCGTTACAATGTCCAAATCAACTGCTTAAATATATAGTCCCTCCATTCTTAAATATGAgtcatttaaaacaaaaaaatttatttcaaatagtTGTCGTTTTACAatacagtatttttttttttcagttttatctattttcaattttctaagttatataaatgcaaagagtaatatttatagttaaaaaaaatatatatattttcaagagAGGGATAATTTAGTACTTTAgttgatttttatgttaaattttagaaaatttaatgttatTCGTAATTATTGTGCAACATCCTTAAAAGACATGTACTTTTGAATGgatgaaatatgaaaattcaTCTTTTACAAAAGTATGTAGAATTCTATACCATGAACATCCGTCTTTTTAATCATTGAATTCTACCCCCTCCGTTTCAAATACATGtcgtttttaaaaaaaaaatttattccaaaatagttgtcattttacaatatcaaagaaatatttattatttttttccaatttatcCATCCTAAATtttctaagttatataaatgaagagagtaatatttatagtcccaataaaaatatatagtttcaagAGAtggatagtttagtaatttgattattttttatgttaaaatttagataatttaatgatATCCTTAATTTTTTGCAACATCCTTAAATGACATGTATTTAAGAACAGAGGGAGTACAAATCATCCATTCTCATCAATAGTAATTCAACAATAAACATGCATAGTAATTTTAAACCATATGATAAGGagtactataaaaaaaataaaaagtaagatAAATAACACTATAAACCGGTGCACAGTTAAACTGAGATATAAGGTTATTTGATGTGAACCGTCTTATGCCATCCTAACACTAACCCATTTGAATGTAAAGACAGAATTTTAGGATTGTtcattattatatgtttatatatctGTCAATTATAAGTTTCTGTGATTGCTTCTCTATATCCTTTCAGATGTGAAGATCCGCATTTGACAAATCCTATCATGCTAAGCTAAACTATAATTCTATATATACACAGAAAGAGAGGCAGCAGAAACACAAGCTATAGCAATGgcttctcttctcctcttcatcaCCACCATTCTCATCTCCTctctcttcatcatcatcttctccattgCCAACCAGAAGAATAACAAGAGTAAAGCTCACCACCTTTCTTTACCACCAGGGCCAAGAGGGTGGCCAATCATTGGCAACCTCCTTCAGCTCGGCACCAAGCCACATGAAACACTACACGCCCTCTCTAAAACCTATGGCCCTCTCTTACGGCTCCGCTTCGGCTCCGTCACCGTCGTCGTCGCTAACACCGCTGACGTTGCCTCTCAGTTCCTCCGCACTCTCGACGCCAACTTCTCCAATCGGCCACCAAACTCCATCGCCGAGCATTTTGCTTACAACTACCAAAGCCCGGCGTTTGTCCCTTATGGTCCTCGCTGGCGCATGTTCCGCCGCTTGTGCACAACCCATCTCTTCTCCACTAAAGCTCTCGACGACCTGCGCCACGTCCGAGAGGAGGAGGTGGCGCTGCTAGCTTGTAAGTTCGTGCAAACCAAGGACACTAACACTAGTGTGGGTGTGGAAGTAGGAAAAGAAGTAGATGCTTGCGCTGCCAACGCCCTAACAAGAGCCCTGTTTAAGAGACGAGTGTTTGAAGAAGAGAACGGACCGGATGGTGGAGAGTTTAAGAAAGCATTAGAAGAGGTCTTGAAGCTCTCCGCCGCTTTCAACGTCGAGGATTTCATCCCATTCCTCAAGGCATTGAACGTGCGTGGGTTTGTGACTAGACTGAAGAAGGTTCATCATTGGTATGATGACACCTTAACCAAAATCATGGAGGAACACAAGACTAAGACGAAAATTGTAAGTGGAGGTGAAAGTGAAGGTAAAGATTTTCTTAGCATGCTCCTAGGATTAAAGAAAGGTGGTAATGGTGATGAAGTAGCTGATAATAAGCTCACTGATACTGACATCAAGGCCTTGCTCACGGTGACGTACTACTTATCCTATAAACAATTATCTAagtttctaattaaataaataaatgattatatAATTGTTACTTAAGAGATTTGAATGAATGAGTTTGCAGGACTTGTTCACTGGAGGGACGGACACGACGTCAAGCACTGTGGAGTGGGCGCTGGTGGAGCTTATCCGGCACCCGGACATCCTCACTGCTGCCCAAAAAGAGTTAGATTCTATTGTCGGCCGGTCTAGGCTCGTGTCGGAGCTCGACCTGAATAACATCCCGGTCTTGCAAGCCATCATCAAGGAGACGTTCCGGCTCCACCCGCCGGCCCCTCTCTTGATCCCACACACAGCCTCCGAGGCATGCGAAGTGGCTGGCTACCATGTCCCGCAAGCGGCCACCCTTCTGGTTAACGTGTGGACCATATGCAGAGACCCAAATGTCTGGTCTAGTCCACTGGAGTTTGACCCAAGCCGTTTCCTTCCCGGCGGGAAGAACGCTGAGGTGGACTTAAAGGGGAGCCACCTCGAGCTGATACCGTTCGGTGCCGGCCGCCGGATATGCCTCGGAATGCGGCTTGGGCTGAGGATGACGACGTTGCTAGTGGCCAGCTTGGTGCATGGCTTTGATTGGGCTTTGCCTGATGGGCTTACTCCTGAGACTTTGAACATGGACGTTGAGTTTGGGCTCACTTTAGAAAGAAGTGTGCCTTTGGTGGCACGGCCCATCCCAAGGTTGGCCCATGAAGCCTATGAAGTCTAGTTTCCCGTTTTTCTTGACTTGTTGGAGATGCTTAAATACATATATGGAAAAGTTCGAATATTTTCCACGCAACAAGTagattacataaataaataaatgaaccaGAATAAAAGGATTGcatttgaataataatatgTGTGTAGAGCAGTTTGCTC encodes:
- the LOC120274439 gene encoding flavonoid 3'-monooxygenase CYP75B137-like; the encoded protein is MASLLLFITTILISSLFIIIFSIANQKNNKSKAHHLSLPPGPRGWPIIGNLLQLGTKPHETLHALSKTYGPLLRLRFGSVTVVVANTADVASQFLRTLDANFSNRPPNSIAEHFAYNYQSPAFVPYGPRWRMFRRLCTTHLFSTKALDDLRHVREEEVALLACKFVQTKDTNTSVGVEVGKEVDACAANALTRALFKRRVFEEENGPDGGEFKKALEEVLKLSAAFNVEDFIPFLKALNVRGFVTRLKKVHHWYDDTLTKIMEEHKTKTKIVSGGESEGKDFLSMLLGLKKGGNGDEVADNKLTDTDIKALLTDLFTGGTDTTSSTVEWALVELIRHPDILTAAQKELDSIVGRSRLVSELDLNNIPVLQAIIKETFRLHPPAPLLIPHTASEACEVAGYHVPQAATLLVNVWTICRDPNVWSSPLEFDPSRFLPGGKNAEVDLKGSHLELIPFGAGRRICLGMRLGLRMTTLLVASLVHGFDWALPDGLTPETLNMDVEFGLTLERSVPLVARPIPRLAHEAYEV